From Variovorax sp. PMC12, the proteins below share one genomic window:
- a CDS encoding DUF1801 domain-containing protein — protein MKKSSDDADPSPSASELISNKIAELGDWRGETLARIRKLIKEADPEVIEEWKWMGTPVWSHGGIICTGESYKSAVKLTFAKGASLKDPARLFNASLDGNTRRAIDIHEGEEVAGPAFKSLVREAIELNKAGKSKSSKKAKS, from the coding sequence ATGAAAAAGTCATCGGACGACGCGGACCCGAGCCCATCGGCCTCGGAGCTCATTTCGAACAAAATCGCCGAGCTTGGCGACTGGCGCGGTGAAACGCTCGCCAGGATACGCAAGCTCATCAAGGAAGCCGATCCTGAAGTCATCGAAGAATGGAAGTGGATGGGCACGCCAGTCTGGTCGCACGGCGGCATCATCTGCACCGGCGAGTCTTACAAGAGCGCGGTGAAGCTCACGTTTGCCAAGGGTGCGTCACTGAAGGACCCTGCTCGACTCTTCAACGCGAGCCTAGACGGGAACACTCGCCGCGCTATTGACATCCATGAAGGAGAGGAAGTTGCCGGGCCCGCCTTCAAGTCGCTCGTTCGAGAGGCCATCGAACTCAATAAAGCCGGCAAATCGAAG
- the hglS gene encoding 2-oxoadipate dioxygenase/decarboxylase HglS yields MNDTTFLSSDEIRSLFSRRMSEMYRAEVPLYGDLLDVVADVNADSMREPTLLAQLRRNGELERIDVERHGAIRLGKPEELATMRRLFKVMGMAPVGYYDLSVAGVPVHSTAFRPVTDASLSNNPFRVFTSLLRLELIENPALRAEVQEILARRNIFTPRVLALIEQAETAGGLTAAQAEEFVAQALETFRWHSEATVSKATYDKLLAAHRLIADVACFKGPHINHLTPRTLNIDDAQVEMTRRGMAAKDVIEGPPRRKVPILLRQTSFRALQERVAFVGESEAEAGTHTARFGEIEQRGVALTRKGRALYDALLSRVRDANGAGNAGADYQARLDAAFSDFPDDLKTMREAGLGFFRYALTDEGRAANQDALAAKSLQALVDEGWLDAEPITYEDFLPVSAAGIFQSNLGSDEQKSYAANSAQAVFEAALGAKVQDEIALYEEAQARSLKAAVPFLSAA; encoded by the coding sequence ATGAACGACACCACCTTCCTCTCCAGCGACGAGATCCGTTCGCTGTTCTCCCGCCGCATGTCCGAGATGTACCGCGCCGAGGTGCCGCTGTACGGCGATCTGCTCGACGTCGTTGCCGACGTCAACGCGGACAGCATGCGCGAGCCGACGCTGCTGGCACAGCTGCGCAGGAACGGCGAGCTGGAGCGCATCGACGTCGAGCGCCACGGCGCCATCCGCTTGGGCAAGCCCGAAGAGCTGGCCACGATGCGGCGCCTGTTCAAGGTCATGGGCATGGCGCCGGTCGGTTACTACGACCTCTCCGTCGCCGGCGTGCCGGTGCACTCGACGGCCTTCCGCCCGGTGACCGATGCGTCGCTGTCGAACAACCCGTTCCGGGTCTTCACTTCGCTGCTGCGGCTCGAGCTGATCGAAAACCCCGCGCTGCGTGCGGAAGTGCAGGAGATCCTCGCCCGCCGGAACATCTTCACGCCGCGCGTGTTGGCGCTCATCGAGCAGGCCGAGACGGCCGGCGGCCTGACGGCGGCGCAGGCTGAAGAGTTCGTGGCGCAGGCCCTGGAGACCTTCCGCTGGCACAGCGAGGCCACGGTGAGCAAGGCCACTTACGACAAGCTGCTGGCGGCGCACCGCCTCATTGCCGACGTGGCCTGCTTCAAGGGCCCGCACATCAATCACCTCACGCCGCGCACGCTGAACATCGACGACGCGCAGGTCGAGATGACGCGCCGCGGCATGGCTGCCAAGGACGTCATCGAAGGCCCGCCGCGCCGCAAGGTGCCGATCCTGCTGCGCCAGACCAGTTTTCGCGCACTGCAGGAACGCGTGGCGTTCGTGGGGGAGAGCGAGGCCGAGGCCGGAACGCACACCGCACGGTTCGGCGAGATCGAGCAACGCGGCGTGGCCCTGACCCGCAAGGGCCGTGCGCTCTACGACGCGCTGCTCTCCCGCGTGCGTGACGCGAATGGTGCCGGCAACGCGGGCGCCGACTACCAGGCCCGCCTGGATGCCGCGTTCAGCGACTTCCCGGACGACCTGAAGACGATGCGCGAAGCGGGCCTCGGCTTCTTCCGTTATGCGCTGACCGACGAGGGCCGCGCCGCGAACCAGGACGCACTTGCCGCGAAGTCGCTGCAGGCGCTCGTCGACGAAGGCTGGCTGGATGCCGAGCCCATTACGTACGAAGACTTCCTGCCCGTGAGCGCCGCCGGCATCTTCCAGTCCAACCTCGGCTCGGACGAGCAGAAGAGCTACGCGGCCAACAGTGCGCAGGCCGTGTTCGAGGCCGCCTTGGGCGCGAAGGTGCAAGACGAGATCGCGCTGTATGAAGAAGCTCAGGCGCGTTCGTTGAAAGCGGCTGTTCCTTTCCTGTCCGCAGCGTGA
- a CDS encoding FAD-binding oxidoreductase, producing MTALIDQLRAIVGAQHVLNEGDLTAYEQDWRKRARGKSLAVVRPANTQQVADVVKACSAAGTAIVPQGGNTGLAVGSIPDDSGTQVVLSLQRLNAIRTIDAANLTMTVEAGCILQTLQETAEKAGFLFPLSLAAEGSCTIGGNLATNAGGTQVVRYGNTRELCLGLEVVTPQGEIWEGTSGLRKDNTGYDLRDLFVGSEGTLGIITAATMKLYPLPAAQLTAWAAVPSLDHAVTLLGLAHKHLGPGLTGFEVMGKFALSLVDKHMPQLRVPFINEEAVPYCVLLENSDSESEDHARARFEALLETAFEDGCVTDAVVAENLAQAHQLWHIRESIPLAQAEEGLNIKHDISIPVSRIPAFVEETDALLKREIEGVRLVNFGHLGDGNLHYNVQAPENIDTKAFLKNEEERINTLVYDAVEKFGGSFSAEHGVGSLKVDKLEKHKSPVALEMMRAIKRGLDPKNTLNPGRVVRV from the coding sequence GTGACCGCACTGATCGACCAATTGCGCGCCATCGTCGGCGCCCAGCACGTGCTCAACGAGGGCGACCTCACCGCCTACGAACAGGACTGGCGCAAGCGCGCGCGAGGCAAGTCGCTGGCCGTGGTGCGCCCAGCCAACACGCAACAGGTGGCCGACGTGGTCAAGGCCTGTTCCGCCGCCGGCACGGCCATCGTGCCGCAGGGCGGCAACACCGGCCTGGCGGTCGGCTCCATCCCCGACGACAGCGGCACCCAGGTGGTGCTGAGCCTGCAGCGCCTGAACGCCATCCGCACCATCGACGCCGCCAACCTCACCATGACGGTGGAGGCCGGCTGCATTCTTCAAACACTGCAGGAAACGGCCGAGAAGGCCGGCTTCCTGTTCCCGCTGAGCCTGGCCGCAGAAGGCAGCTGCACGATCGGCGGCAACCTGGCCACCAATGCCGGCGGCACCCAGGTGGTCCGCTACGGCAACACCCGCGAGCTGTGCCTGGGGCTGGAAGTGGTCACGCCACAAGGCGAGATCTGGGAAGGCACCAGCGGCCTGCGCAAGGACAACACCGGCTACGACCTGCGCGACCTGTTCGTGGGCAGCGAGGGCACGCTGGGCATCATCACCGCCGCCACCATGAAGCTGTATCCGCTGCCGGCGGCCCAGCTCACGGCCTGGGCGGCGGTGCCTTCGCTCGACCATGCGGTCACGCTGCTGGGCCTGGCGCACAAGCACCTGGGCCCGGGCCTCACCGGCTTCGAGGTGATGGGCAAGTTCGCGCTGAGCCTGGTCGACAAGCACATGCCGCAACTGCGCGTGCCCTTCATCAACGAAGAGGCGGTGCCGTACTGCGTGCTGCTGGAGAACTCCGACAGCGAATCCGAGGACCACGCCCGCGCCCGCTTCGAGGCCCTGCTGGAAACCGCGTTCGAAGACGGCTGCGTCACCGACGCGGTGGTGGCCGAGAACCTCGCGCAGGCGCACCAGCTGTGGCACATCCGCGAGAGCATTCCGCTGGCGCAGGCCGAGGAAGGGCTCAACATCAAGCACGACATCTCGATCCCGGTGTCGCGCATTCCGGCGTTCGTGGAAGAGACCGACGCCTTGCTCAAGCGGGAGATCGAGGGCGTGCGCCTCGTGAACTTCGGACACCTGGGCGACGGCAACCTGCACTACAACGTGCAGGCGCCGGAGAACATCGACACCAAGGCGTTCCTGAAGAACGAGGAAGAGCGCATCAACACGCTGGTGTACGACGCGGTGGAGAAGTTCGGCGGCTCGTTCTCGGCCGAGCACGGCGTGGGCTCGCTGAAGGTCGACAAGCTGGAGAAGCACAAGTCGCCGGTGGCGCTGGAGATGATGCGGGCGATCAAGCGCGGGCTCGATCCGAAGAACACGCTCAACCCGGGGCGGGTGGTGCGGGTCTAG
- a CDS encoding substrate-binding domain-containing protein: protein MSRTIRVIGSMATRGLMLELTAAYTRSSGVAVTFESVGGVEAARRVSSGESFDLVVLASDAIDKLAADGKVDASRKVDVVRCGVAVAVHANAARPDISSEDAVRRAVLEAERIACSTGPSGVALMALFERWGIADTVRERLVQAPAGVPVGSLIARGEAALGFQQLSELMGVEGIALLGPLPAEIQITTTFCAAPGTGTSQHDAVTDLLAYMRSRESEAAKRRFGMEPADT from the coding sequence ATGAGCAGGACAATCCGGGTAATCGGCTCGATGGCCACGCGTGGCCTGATGCTGGAACTGACGGCGGCGTACACGCGCTCGAGCGGCGTGGCGGTTACCTTCGAGTCGGTCGGCGGCGTCGAGGCCGCGCGTCGCGTGTCATCGGGCGAGTCATTCGATCTGGTGGTGCTGGCATCGGATGCGATCGACAAGCTTGCGGCCGACGGCAAGGTGGATGCGTCGCGCAAGGTCGATGTGGTCCGCTGCGGCGTTGCCGTGGCGGTGCATGCGAATGCGGCGCGGCCCGACATCTCCAGCGAAGACGCGGTGCGGCGGGCGGTGCTGGAGGCCGAACGCATCGCCTGCTCGACCGGGCCGAGCGGCGTGGCGCTGATGGCGCTGTTCGAACGCTGGGGCATTGCCGACACTGTCAGGGAACGATTGGTGCAGGCACCGGCCGGCGTGCCGGTGGGATCGCTCATCGCGCGAGGAGAGGCCGCGCTGGGGTTCCAGCAGCTGAGCGAGTTGATGGGGGTCGAGGGCATCGCATTGCTGGGGCCGCTGCCGGCGGAGATTCAGATCACGACGACTTTCTGTGCCGCGCCCGGCACGGGTACGTCGCAACACGACGCTGTGACTGACCTGCTCGCCTACATGCGCTCAAGAGAAAGCGAAGCGGCAAAGCGCCGCTTCGGCATGGAGCCTGCCGATACTTGA
- a CDS encoding Bug family tripartite tricarboxylate transporter substrate binding protein — MKLLSRRLFLGVAALAMSSHFGTAGAADAFPSKPVKVLVGYSAGGAVDAIARSVGLKMSAILGQPVIVENKPGAGTNIAIKSVITSPPDGYTLLLAANALAVNPSLFQPAPYDLERELTPVASVGRVPVVFTVREESAIKTLPELVAAAKAKPGGLTVATPGNGSTPHLAMELFQHTAGLQLRHVPYKGGAQALTDVLGGHVDVVAVNALEALPLAKSGKLRVLAVMSAERSAVLPGVPTVAESGYPGFEASVWYGFVGPAGMPRAVVDKLHDAVQKAIDSPEVRAQLAAAGGIPLPGPTEQFTKLLKTDVARYGKLIREAGIKPD; from the coding sequence ATGAAATTACTTTCCCGACGCCTCTTCCTCGGCGTGGCCGCGCTGGCCATGTCCAGCCACTTCGGCACTGCCGGCGCGGCCGACGCGTTCCCGTCCAAGCCAGTCAAGGTGCTCGTGGGCTACAGCGCCGGCGGCGCGGTCGATGCCATCGCGCGTTCGGTGGGCCTGAAGATGTCGGCCATCCTCGGGCAGCCGGTGATCGTCGAGAACAAGCCCGGCGCGGGCACCAACATCGCGATCAAGTCGGTCATCACCAGCCCGCCCGACGGCTACACGCTGCTGCTGGCCGCCAATGCGCTGGCGGTGAACCCGTCGCTGTTCCAGCCCGCGCCCTACGACCTGGAGCGCGAACTGACACCGGTGGCATCGGTCGGCCGCGTGCCTGTGGTTTTCACCGTGCGAGAAGAGTCGGCCATCAAGACGCTGCCCGAGCTGGTCGCGGCGGCAAAAGCGAAGCCTGGCGGCCTGACCGTCGCCACGCCGGGCAACGGATCGACGCCGCACCTGGCCATGGAGCTGTTCCAGCACACTGCCGGCCTGCAACTGCGGCACGTGCCCTACAAGGGCGGCGCACAGGCGCTCACCGACGTGCTCGGCGGCCATGTCGACGTGGTCGCGGTGAATGCGCTCGAGGCGCTGCCGCTCGCCAAGTCGGGCAAGTTGCGCGTGCTCGCGGTGATGAGCGCCGAGCGCTCCGCCGTACTGCCGGGCGTACCGACGGTGGCCGAGTCGGGCTACCCGGGTTTCGAGGCCAGCGTCTGGTATGGCTTCGTCGGTCCGGCCGGCATGCCCAGGGCCGTGGTCGACAAGCTACACGACGCCGTGCAGAAGGCCATCGACTCGCCAGAGGTGCGGGCGCAACTCGCGGCGGCCGGCGGCATTCCGCTGCCGGGGCCGACCGAGCAGTTCACCAAGCTGCTGAAAACCGACGTGGCGCGCTACGGCAAGCTGATCCGCGAAGCCGGCATCAAGCCCGATTGA
- a CDS encoding gallate dioxygenase translates to MARIIGAVACSHTPTIGFAFDKNKQQDPVWAPIFEAFAPVQQWLADKKPDVLFFIYNDHVSSFFFDHYSAFSLGVGELHEVADEGGGARDLPALAGHPALARHIGRSLVADEFDMSFFQDRALDHGVFSPMSLLCPHEPAWPIPVVPLQVGVLQSPVPSARRCYRLGQALRRAIESYPDDIEVAIVATGGLSHQVHGERAGFNNTAWDAQFLDLIENDPVRLTEMTQAELATLGGMEGAEVIMWLVMRGALSSNVRKTHQSYYLPSMTGIATAIYENLASPPVAGEVERHRRHIDEELAGVEALRGTYPFTLETSVRAYRLNKFLHGMTRPAHRAAFLADEEAAFEAAALTAEERDMVRHRDWRSLIQYGVIFFMLEKLGAVVGVSNLHIYAAMRGQSLEDFQQTRNAPGALYSVAGKDAPPQAWNNDDAAHRPGR, encoded by the coding sequence ATGGCTCGCATCATCGGCGCCGTCGCCTGCTCGCACACGCCCACCATCGGCTTCGCGTTCGACAAGAACAAGCAGCAGGACCCGGTCTGGGCGCCCATCTTCGAGGCCTTCGCGCCGGTGCAGCAATGGCTGGCCGACAAGAAGCCCGACGTGCTGTTCTTCATCTACAACGACCACGTCAGCTCCTTCTTCTTCGACCACTACTCGGCCTTTTCCCTCGGCGTGGGCGAACTGCACGAGGTGGCCGACGAAGGCGGCGGCGCGCGCGACCTTCCTGCTCTGGCAGGCCATCCGGCGCTGGCGCGGCACATCGGACGCTCGCTGGTGGCGGACGAGTTCGACATGTCCTTCTTCCAGGACCGGGCGCTGGACCACGGCGTGTTCTCGCCGATGTCGCTGCTGTGCCCGCACGAGCCGGCATGGCCGATTCCGGTGGTGCCGCTTCAGGTGGGCGTGCTGCAGTCGCCGGTGCCGTCGGCGCGCCGCTGCTACAGGCTCGGCCAGGCGCTGCGCCGCGCGATCGAAAGCTACCCGGACGACATCGAAGTGGCGATCGTCGCTACCGGCGGCCTGTCGCACCAGGTACACGGCGAACGCGCGGGCTTCAACAACACCGCATGGGACGCGCAGTTTCTGGACCTGATCGAGAACGACCCGGTACGGCTGACCGAGATGACGCAGGCCGAACTGGCCACGCTCGGCGGCATGGAAGGCGCCGAAGTCATCATGTGGCTGGTGATGCGCGGCGCGCTGTCGTCCAACGTGCGCAAGACCCACCAGAGCTACTACCTGCCCTCGATGACAGGCATTGCCACGGCCATCTACGAGAACCTGGCGAGCCCGCCGGTTGCCGGCGAGGTCGAGCGGCATCGCCGCCACATCGACGAGGAACTCGCGGGCGTGGAAGCGCTGCGCGGCACCTATCCGTTCACGCTGGAGACCAGCGTGCGCGCCTACCGCCTCAACAAGTTCCTGCACGGCATGACGCGCCCGGCGCATCGCGCCGCCTTCCTGGCCGACGAGGAAGCCGCCTTCGAGGCCGCGGCGCTGACCGCGGAGGAACGCGACATGGTGCGCCACCGCGACTGGCGCAGCCTGATCCAGTACGGCGTGATCTTCTTCATGCTGGAGAAGCTGGGCGCGGTGGTGGGCGTGTCGAACCTGCACATCTATGCCGCCATGCGCGGCCAGTCGCTCGAAGATTTCCAGCAGACCCGCAACGCGCCCGGCGCGCTTTATTCGGTGGCCGGCAAGGACGCGCCCCCGCAAGCCTGGAACAACGACGACGCAGCGCACCGCCCGGGGCGCTGA
- the ligK gene encoding 4-carboxy-4-hydroxy-2-oxoadipate aldolase/oxaloacetate decarboxylase yields MTTAPVLQELGVVHRRVARADAAAVEKLSRFSVSTVHEALGRLGLMAPRIRPIHPEARLCGTAVTVLLQPGDNWMLHVAAEQVQPGDVVVAACTSDCTDGFFGDLLATSLKARGCKGLVIDGGVRDVHDLIAMDFPVFSRAIHSKGTIKATLGSVNVPVVCAGALVQPGDVVVADIDGVVVVPAPLAARVADAAQAREANEAGKRARFAAGELGLDMYAMREPLAKAGLRYID; encoded by the coding sequence ATGACGACCGCTCCCGTACTGCAGGAACTCGGCGTGGTGCATCGCCGTGTGGCGCGCGCCGATGCGGCCGCCGTCGAGAAGCTGTCGCGCTTCAGCGTGTCCACCGTGCACGAGGCGCTGGGCCGGCTGGGCCTGATGGCGCCGCGCATCCGCCCCATCCACCCCGAGGCGCGCCTGTGCGGCACCGCCGTCACCGTGCTGCTGCAACCCGGCGACAACTGGATGCTGCATGTCGCGGCCGAGCAGGTGCAGCCCGGCGACGTGGTGGTGGCCGCCTGCACCAGCGACTGCACCGACGGCTTCTTCGGCGACCTGCTGGCCACGTCGCTCAAGGCACGCGGCTGCAAGGGCCTGGTGATCGACGGCGGCGTGCGCGACGTGCACGACCTCATCGCCATGGACTTCCCCGTGTTCAGCCGCGCCATCCACTCGAAAGGCACGATCAAGGCCACGCTGGGTTCGGTCAACGTGCCTGTGGTCTGCGCCGGCGCGCTGGTGCAGCCCGGCGACGTGGTGGTGGCCGACATCGACGGCGTGGTGGTGGTGCCGGCGCCGCTTGCAGCGCGCGTGGCAGACGCCGCGCAGGCCCGCGAGGCCAATGAAGCCGGCAAGCGCGCGCGCTTCGCGGCGGGCGAACTGGGGCTGGACATGTACGCCATGCGCGAGCCGCTCGCCAAGGCCGGCCTGCGCTACATCGACTGA
- a CDS encoding amidohydrolase family protein, which translates to MIIDCHGHYTTAPKALETWRNRQIAGITAPSERPKVSELKISDDELRESIESNQLRLMKERGSDLTIFSPRASFMAHHIGDIEVSSTWAAVCNELCFRVSELFPDHFIGAAMLPQSPGVDPASCIPELERCLNEYGFVGINLNPDPSGGHWTSPPLSDRHWYPIYEKMVELDIPAMVHVSTSCNACFHTTGAHYLNADTTAFMQCLASDLFKDFPALRFVIPHGGGAVPYHWGRFRGLAQEMKKPLLKDHLLNNIFFDTCVYHQPGIDLLTRVIPVDNVLFASEMIGAVRGIDPETGFNYDDTRRYIDATPMLDDKARRQIYEGNARRVYPRLDRALSQKGL; encoded by the coding sequence ATGATCATCGACTGTCACGGCCACTACACGACCGCCCCCAAGGCCCTGGAGACATGGCGCAACCGGCAGATCGCCGGCATCACGGCGCCATCGGAGAGGCCCAAGGTGTCCGAGCTGAAGATCAGCGACGATGAACTGCGCGAGTCCATCGAGAGCAACCAGCTGCGCCTCATGAAGGAGCGCGGCAGCGACCTCACGATCTTCAGCCCGCGCGCGAGCTTCATGGCGCACCACATCGGCGACATCGAGGTCTCATCGACCTGGGCCGCCGTCTGCAACGAGCTGTGCTTCCGCGTGAGCGAGTTGTTCCCCGACCATTTCATCGGCGCGGCCATGCTGCCGCAATCGCCGGGCGTCGATCCGGCCAGCTGCATCCCCGAGCTGGAGCGCTGCTTGAACGAATACGGCTTCGTGGGCATCAACCTCAACCCCGATCCGTCGGGCGGCCACTGGACCAGCCCGCCGCTGTCCGACCGGCACTGGTATCCGATCTACGAAAAAATGGTGGAGCTCGACATTCCCGCGATGGTGCATGTCAGCACCAGCTGCAACGCCTGCTTCCACACCACCGGCGCGCACTACCTGAACGCCGACACCACGGCCTTCATGCAGTGCCTTGCATCGGACCTGTTCAAGGACTTCCCGGCGCTGCGCTTCGTCATTCCGCACGGCGGCGGCGCGGTGCCCTACCACTGGGGCCGTTTTCGCGGGCTGGCACAGGAGATGAAGAAGCCGCTGCTGAAGGACCACCTGCTCAACAACATCTTCTTCGATACCTGCGTGTACCACCAGCCGGGCATCGACCTGCTCACGCGCGTGATCCCGGTCGACAACGTGCTCTTCGCGAGCGAAATGATCGGCGCGGTGCGCGGCATCGACCCCGAGACCGGCTTCAACTACGACGACACGCGCCGCTACATCGACGCCACGCCCATGCTCGACGACAAGGCCCGCCGCCAGATCTACGAAGGCAACGCGCGCCGCGTGTATCCGCGCCTGGACCGCGCCCTCTCGCAAAAAGGACTCTGA
- a CDS encoding LysR family transcriptional regulator translates to MDTPAAHHKVIGHADSVALGINLRHLRAFSAVAAAGSVAAAAEALYRVASAVTRSVLDLEAALGRPLFDRRARGMALNAYGELVQVRALRIEREFEEARTQLVARGGMDGGADVHSLFTSILNGRRLAVVASLAQKRNMPAVAREFGITQPAISSALKDLESGLGVALFTRTARGLSPTPAGEIVAFYFKRVLSELRHIGPDIAASEGSLQGSVTVGALPLGRTQILPLSIASLLARHPQLHVSTVESPYDALAASLRSGDVDFILGALRHNSGEVKDLQQQPLFEDRISVIARAGHPLAREKRIDFRMLREARWTLSRQGSPSRELLERFFSNARQAPPLPAVETGDLAVLRGLLLESDMLTAISPHQLRYEIRDGSLVVLDFPLEETRREIGLTQRLGAFPSPGARALMEEIGKVVAGSADFR, encoded by the coding sequence GTGGACACACCAGCCGCACATCACAAAGTTATCGGGCATGCCGACAGCGTGGCGCTCGGCATCAACCTGCGGCACCTGCGTGCGTTCTCCGCCGTGGCCGCGGCGGGGAGCGTGGCGGCCGCCGCGGAAGCGCTGTACCGGGTGGCGTCCGCGGTGACGCGATCGGTGCTGGACCTGGAAGCCGCGCTCGGCCGGCCGCTGTTCGACCGGCGCGCGCGGGGCATGGCGCTCAACGCCTACGGAGAACTGGTGCAGGTGCGCGCGCTGCGCATCGAGCGTGAGTTCGAGGAGGCGCGCACGCAGCTTGTGGCGCGCGGCGGAATGGACGGCGGCGCGGACGTCCATTCGCTCTTCACATCGATCCTGAACGGCCGCCGCCTCGCCGTGGTCGCCAGCCTTGCGCAGAAGCGCAACATGCCCGCCGTGGCGCGCGAGTTCGGCATCACGCAGCCGGCCATCAGCAGCGCGCTCAAGGACCTGGAGAGCGGACTGGGCGTGGCGCTCTTCACGCGAACGGCCAGGGGGCTGTCGCCGACGCCGGCCGGCGAAATCGTCGCCTTCTATTTCAAGCGCGTGCTGTCGGAGCTGCGGCACATCGGGCCGGACATCGCGGCCAGCGAAGGCAGCCTGCAGGGCAGCGTGACCGTGGGGGCGCTGCCGCTCGGGCGCACGCAGATCCTGCCGCTGTCGATCGCTTCCCTGCTGGCGCGGCACCCGCAGCTGCATGTTTCAACGGTCGAGAGCCCCTACGACGCGCTGGCGGCGTCGCTGCGCAGCGGTGACGTCGACTTCATCCTCGGCGCGCTGCGCCACAACTCCGGCGAGGTGAAAGACCTGCAGCAGCAGCCGCTGTTCGAAGACCGCATCTCCGTGATCGCCCGCGCCGGCCATCCGCTGGCCCGCGAAAAGCGCATCGATTTCAGGATGTTGCGCGAGGCGCGATGGACGCTCTCGCGGCAGGGCTCGCCGTCGCGCGAGTTGCTTGAGCGCTTCTTCTCGAATGCGCGGCAGGCGCCGCCGTTGCCGGCGGTAGAGACGGGCGACCTCGCGGTGCTGCGCGGGCTGCTGCTGGAGAGCGACATGCTGACCGCGATCTCGCCGCACCAGCTTCGCTACGAGATCCGCGACGGGAGCCTGGTGGTGCTGGATTTTCCACTCGAGGAGACGCGCCGCGAGATCGGGCTGACGCAGCGCCTGGGCGCATTTCCGTCACCGGGCGCGCGTGCCCTGATGGAGGAAATCGGCAAGGTGGTGGCGGGGTCCGCGGACTTTCGCTGA
- a CDS encoding GNAT family N-acetyltransferase codes for MQIRQISESELPALMALYRHLHEADDPIPDEAHLAAVWRELLGNPRCRYFGGYVGDQLVCSCTITVIPNLTRGCRPYGLIENVVTHADHRKNGHAKAVLHEALAFAWAQRCYKVMLMTGRKDEATLRFYEGAGFDRHGKQAFVAKPHAE; via the coding sequence ATGCAGATACGCCAGATCTCCGAATCCGAACTCCCGGCGTTGATGGCGCTCTACCGCCATCTTCACGAAGCCGACGACCCGATTCCCGACGAAGCGCATTTGGCGGCCGTCTGGCGAGAACTGCTCGGCAACCCACGCTGCCGCTACTTCGGCGGCTACGTCGGCGATCAACTGGTGTGCAGCTGCACCATCACCGTGATCCCGAATCTCACGCGGGGCTGCAGGCCTTATGGCCTCATCGAGAACGTGGTGACGCATGCCGACCACCGGAAGAATGGCCATGCGAAGGCTGTGCTGCACGAGGCGCTCGCCTTCGCGTGGGCGCAGCGCTGCTACAAGGTCATGCTCATGACCGGCCGCAAGGACGAGGCAACGCTCAGGTTCTATGAGGGCGCGGGCTTCGACCGCCACGGCAAGCAGGCCTTCGTGGCCAAGCCGCACGCCGAGTAG